A window of Opitutus sp. ER46 contains these coding sequences:
- a CDS encoding methylated-DNA--[protein]-cysteine S-methyltransferase, which yields MPHATFSTPLGTCAIAWSDAGLTRFLLPDPDRGRSDTEATPPAWVATIIERVRNHLAGDMQDFCDVPFDFGRMPAFNRSVLEATLRVKPGHTASYGEIAAAIGEAPAASRAVGGALGSNPCPLLIPCHRIVAASGNMTGFSGPGGVATKARLLALEGAQLL from the coding sequence ATGCCCCACGCCACTTTCAGCACCCCCCTTGGCACCTGTGCGATCGCCTGGAGCGACGCGGGCCTCACCCGCTTTCTCCTTCCCGACCCCGATCGCGGGCGCAGCGACACCGAGGCCACGCCCCCGGCCTGGGTGGCGACGATCATCGAGCGCGTGCGAAACCATCTGGCCGGTGATATGCAGGACTTCTGCGATGTGCCCTTCGATTTCGGGCGCATGCCCGCGTTCAACCGTTCGGTCCTCGAAGCGACCCTGCGGGTGAAACCCGGCCACACGGCATCCTACGGCGAGATCGCCGCGGCAATTGGCGAAGCTCCCGCCGCGAGCCGGGCGGTCGGGGGCGCCTTGGGCAGCAATCCATGCCCCCTCTTGATTCCCTGCCACCGCATCGTCGCCGCCTCCGGCAACATGACCGGTTTCTCCGGCCCCGGCGGTGTCGCGACCAAGGCTCGCCTCCTAGCCCTCGAGGGCGCCCAACTGCTTTAG
- the tdh gene encoding L-threonine 3-dehydrogenase has protein sequence MRAIAKVRPGPGLELVEVPVPQPGINDVLIKIKQTSICGTDVHIYNWDAWAEKTIKPPMVIGHEFVGVIAEVGSNVQGFKPGDLVDGEGHIVCGRCRNCLAGRRHLCKNTQGVGVNRDGAFAEYLCIPATNAVHVDPAIPLDVLSCFDPLGNAVHTALQFDLVGEDVLITGAGPIGCMAVAIARKAGARNVVITDVNPDRLALARKMGATRAVDVSKEKLEDVQRELGMKEGFDVGLEMSGNPRALSEMIDNMYHGGRIALLGIIPEKAAIDWNKVVFNMLTIRGIYGREMYETWYKMTALIQSGLDISPVITHRMSFTDFQRGFELMRSGKSGKIVLRWE, from the coding sequence ATGCGCGCTATCGCTAAGGTGCGTCCGGGGCCTGGCCTCGAGCTTGTCGAGGTCCCCGTGCCGCAGCCAGGCATCAACGACGTACTGATCAAGATCAAGCAGACGTCCATCTGTGGCACCGACGTCCACATCTACAACTGGGACGCGTGGGCCGAGAAAACCATCAAGCCGCCCATGGTCATCGGCCACGAATTTGTCGGTGTCATCGCCGAGGTCGGCTCCAACGTCCAGGGCTTCAAGCCCGGCGACCTCGTCGATGGCGAGGGTCACATCGTCTGCGGCCGTTGCCGCAACTGCCTCGCGGGCCGCCGTCACCTCTGCAAGAACACCCAGGGCGTGGGCGTGAATCGCGACGGCGCCTTTGCCGAGTACCTCTGCATTCCCGCCACCAACGCCGTCCACGTCGACCCTGCCATCCCGCTCGATGTGCTCTCGTGCTTCGACCCCCTCGGCAATGCCGTGCACACCGCGCTGCAGTTCGACCTCGTCGGCGAGGACGTGCTGATCACCGGCGCCGGCCCGATCGGCTGCATGGCCGTCGCCATCGCCCGCAAGGCCGGAGCGCGCAATGTCGTCATCACCGACGTGAACCCCGACCGCCTCGCGCTGGCCCGGAAGATGGGCGCCACGCGCGCCGTCGATGTCTCCAAGGAAAAGCTGGAGGACGTGCAGCGTGAACTGGGCATGAAGGAAGGCTTCGACGTCGGCCTGGAGATGTCCGGCAATCCGCGCGCGCTGAGCGAGATGATCGACAACATGTACCACGGCGGCCGGATCGCGCTGCTCGGCATCATCCCGGAGAAGGCGGCGATCGACTGGAACAAGGTCGTCTTCAACATGCTCACGATCCGCGGTATCTACGGCCGCGAGATGTACGAGACCTGGTACAAGATGACCGCGCTGATCCAGAGCGGCCTCGATATCTCCCCCGTCATCACCCACCGAATGTCGTTCACCGACTTCCAGCGCGGGTTTGAACTCATGCGCTCGGGCAAGAGCGGCAAGATCGTCCTTCGCTGGGAATGA
- a CDS encoding glycine C-acetyltransferase, whose product MNASYRSHLEQTLAEIEAAGLYKRERVIATPQRSHVALAGNGAAPTAAPAPGREVLNFCANNYLGLADHPEIIRAAHAALDRWGYGLSSVRFICGTQEIHKELEARLTAFLGTEDTILYSSCFDANGGVFETLLSAEDAVISDELNHASIIDGIRLCKAQRFRYRNRDLADLEAKLREADAAKARFKLIVTDGVFSMDGYIAPLREICDLADRHGALVMVDDSHAVGFMGKHGRGTPEHCGVMGRIDIITGTLGKALGGASGGYVSARKPMIELLRQRSRPYLFSNTLAPVIAAASIAALDLLSRSTELRDKLEASTKFFRAGLEKAGLTLRPGTHPIVPVMLGDAALSQQFAARMLDKGIYVTGFFYPVVPQGAARIRTQVSAAHSQADLEFAIRAFGEVKAELGL is encoded by the coding sequence ATGAACGCCTCCTATCGCTCCCATCTGGAGCAGACCCTCGCCGAGATCGAAGCCGCCGGGTTGTACAAGCGCGAGCGCGTGATCGCGACGCCGCAGCGGAGTCACGTCGCCCTTGCCGGCAACGGCGCCGCGCCCACCGCCGCCCCCGCGCCCGGCCGCGAGGTCCTGAACTTCTGCGCCAATAATTACCTCGGGCTCGCCGACCACCCCGAGATCATCCGCGCCGCGCACGCCGCACTCGACCGCTGGGGCTATGGCCTCTCGTCGGTGCGCTTCATCTGCGGCACGCAGGAGATCCACAAGGAACTCGAGGCCCGCCTCACCGCGTTTCTCGGCACCGAGGACACCATCCTCTACTCGTCCTGCTTCGATGCGAACGGCGGCGTGTTCGAGACGCTGCTCTCGGCGGAGGACGCCGTCATCAGCGACGAACTGAACCACGCCTCGATCATCGACGGCATCCGCCTCTGCAAGGCGCAGCGTTTCCGCTACCGGAACCGCGACCTCGCCGACCTCGAGGCCAAGTTGCGCGAAGCCGACGCCGCGAAAGCGCGTTTCAAGCTCATCGTAACCGATGGCGTGTTCTCGATGGACGGCTACATCGCGCCGCTGCGCGAGATCTGCGACCTCGCCGACCGCCATGGCGCGCTCGTGATGGTCGACGACAGCCATGCCGTCGGCTTCATGGGCAAGCACGGCCGCGGCACGCCCGAGCACTGCGGCGTCATGGGCCGCATCGACATCATCACCGGCACGCTTGGCAAGGCGCTGGGTGGCGCGAGCGGCGGCTACGTCAGCGCGCGCAAGCCGATGATCGAGCTCCTGCGGCAGCGTTCGCGCCCGTACCTGTTCTCCAACACGCTCGCGCCCGTGATCGCCGCGGCCTCGATCGCCGCGCTGGACCTGCTTTCGCGTTCGACGGAGTTGCGCGACAAACTGGAGGCGAGCACGAAGTTCTTCCGCGCGGGGCTCGAAAAGGCGGGACTTACGCTGCGACCGGGCACGCACCCGATCGTGCCCGTGATGCTCGGCGACGCAGCGCTCTCCCAGCAGTTCGCGGCCCGGATGCTCGACAAGGGCATCTACGTCACCGGCTTTTTCTACCCGGTGGTGCCGCAGGGCGCCGCGCGCATCCGCACGCAGGTCAGCGCGGCCCACAGCCAGGCCGATCTCGAGTTCGCCATCCGCGCCTTTGGCGAAGTGAAGGCGGAACTCGGCCTGTAA
- a CDS encoding ACT domain-containing protein, with translation MKTGGQRFRVLPGQYAVCRLSPDAAVPAWAAGPFVNITFTDDELAIICPAERVPAEVRAERDWRVLKLVGPFPFTATGVLASLATPLARSGISLLSIATYDTDYFLVKKDVFEDAAKVLIAAGHTRLG, from the coding sequence ATGAAAACAGGAGGTCAGCGCTTCCGGGTGCTTCCCGGACAGTACGCGGTCTGCCGCCTGAGCCCGGACGCGGCGGTCCCGGCCTGGGCGGCTGGACCTTTCGTCAACATCACCTTCACCGATGACGAGCTGGCCATCATCTGCCCGGCCGAGCGCGTGCCCGCCGAGGTGCGCGCCGAGCGCGACTGGCGGGTGCTGAAGCTCGTGGGTCCGTTCCCCTTCACCGCGACTGGCGTGCTGGCGTCGCTGGCCACACCGCTCGCGCGTTCGGGCATCAGCCTGCTGTCGATCGCGACGTACGACACCGACTATTTCCTCGTGAAAAAGGACGTGTTTGAAGACGCCGCCAAGGTGCTGATCGCCGCCGGCCACACGCGGCTGGGTTGA
- the hisS gene encoding histidine--tRNA ligase — protein MATFQTLPGFREFYPEDLARRNHIFRLWRQTAKTFGFAEYDAPVLEPLDLYKAKSGEEIEAQLFSFTDKGGREVALRPEMTPTVCRLVGAKANALKRPIKWFSIAEFYRYERMQKGRGRCFFQFNADIFGEPGPEAEVELIALLVQCLRSFGLGEADFYVRLSDRNLWFYYLEALGVDEPRIRGLLGAIDRYEKYGDDAFQGYTEKFGPLDPALKTKVLEFLQIKSLAVLETTLSTIGGEKLTQRLADWRKLLTALDAMGLSKFIEVDLGVVRGLAYYTGFVFEAFDRKGELRALAGGGRYDDLVQKLGGPALPAVGFAIGDMTFSLLLEERGLMPTLVQAPDVYCVVGGEPERLAAFADINALRAAGYQVEYPMKAIAFGKQFKAAAESGAKLALIYGGDELAKGVVKIRDLTTRTETEVPRDQVTATVRDFFTAS, from the coding sequence ATGGCTACGTTTCAGACCCTGCCCGGCTTCCGCGAATTCTATCCCGAGGATCTGGCCCGTCGGAATCACATCTTCCGGCTCTGGCGCCAGACGGCCAAGACGTTCGGCTTCGCGGAGTACGACGCGCCGGTCCTTGAGCCGCTCGACCTGTACAAGGCGAAGTCGGGCGAGGAGATCGAGGCCCAGCTTTTCAGCTTCACCGACAAGGGTGGGCGCGAGGTCGCTTTACGTCCGGAGATGACGCCAACGGTTTGCCGGTTGGTCGGGGCCAAGGCGAACGCGCTCAAGCGCCCGATCAAGTGGTTCAGCATCGCTGAATTCTATCGGTACGAGCGCATGCAGAAGGGACGGGGCCGGTGCTTTTTCCAGTTCAACGCCGATATCTTTGGCGAGCCTGGTCCCGAGGCCGAGGTCGAGTTGATCGCTTTGCTGGTGCAGTGCCTGCGCTCCTTCGGACTCGGCGAGGCGGATTTCTACGTGCGTCTGAGCGACCGCAACCTCTGGTTCTACTATCTCGAGGCGCTCGGCGTGGATGAGCCCCGGATCCGCGGCCTGCTCGGCGCGATCGATCGGTATGAAAAGTACGGAGACGATGCCTTCCAGGGGTATACGGAAAAGTTTGGTCCGCTCGATCCCGCCCTGAAGACGAAGGTCCTGGAGTTCCTGCAGATCAAGTCGCTCGCCGTGCTCGAAACTACGCTGTCGACCATTGGTGGCGAAAAGCTGACGCAGCGGCTCGCCGACTGGCGCAAGCTGCTGACGGCGCTCGATGCGATGGGTCTTTCGAAATTCATCGAGGTCGACCTGGGCGTGGTGCGCGGCCTCGCGTACTACACCGGATTCGTCTTCGAGGCATTCGACCGGAAGGGCGAACTGCGCGCGCTCGCCGGCGGCGGTCGCTACGATGACTTGGTGCAAAAGCTGGGTGGTCCGGCGCTGCCGGCGGTCGGTTTCGCCATCGGCGACATGACCTTCTCTCTGCTGCTCGAGGAACGGGGGCTCATGCCCACGCTCGTGCAGGCGCCCGATGTGTATTGCGTCGTTGGCGGCGAGCCGGAGCGGCTGGCGGCGTTCGCCGACATCAACGCGCTGCGTGCCGCCGGCTATCAGGTTGAGTACCCGATGAAAGCCATCGCCTTCGGCAAACAGTTCAAGGCCGCGGCCGAGTCGGGAGCGAAACTTGCCCTCATTTACGGCGGCGACGAACTCGCCAAGGGTGTCGTCAAGATCCGCGACCTCACAACCCGCACCGAGACCGAGGTGCCTCGCGACCAGGTCACGGCCACCGTCAGGGATTTCTTCACGGCATCATGA
- a CDS encoding alpha/beta hydrolase, whose translation MSPGAHGWWLALRLGLLLIVCTGAARAEKMMYFPEYGSRRLPAGAQSVAGDDGTVVSVLHLPNPTARFTVWYFHGNAEDLGDVEPFLRALQAEGFAVFAFDYPGYGHSTGRPSERAVYEAARRARRYLREQLGVPAEKTILLGRSLGGGPATQMAIEEPIAGLVLQSAFTSAFRVVTRVPLLPFDPYVNVRKLPRLRAPVLIMHGDRDEVIPFHHGQALFAAAHEPKRALWISGAQHNDLVAVAGARYWTALRDFSELCAATQAGATDGRPR comes from the coding sequence ATGTCCCCGGGCGCGCACGGCTGGTGGTTGGCGCTACGCCTTGGGCTTCTGCTCATTGTCTGCACCGGCGCGGCCCGGGCCGAGAAAATGATGTATTTCCCGGAATACGGCTCGCGACGTTTGCCGGCGGGCGCGCAAAGCGTCGCCGGTGATGACGGCACGGTCGTTTCCGTGCTGCATCTGCCGAACCCGACCGCGCGTTTCACCGTGTGGTATTTCCATGGCAACGCCGAGGATCTCGGTGACGTGGAGCCGTTCCTGCGGGCCCTGCAGGCGGAGGGCTTCGCGGTGTTTGCCTTCGATTATCCGGGCTACGGCCACAGCACGGGGCGGCCCTCGGAGCGTGCGGTCTACGAAGCGGCCCGGCGGGCGCGCCGTTACCTGCGCGAACAGCTCGGCGTGCCGGCGGAAAAGACGATCCTGCTGGGGCGCTCACTCGGGGGCGGTCCGGCGACGCAGATGGCGATCGAGGAGCCGATCGCCGGGCTTGTGCTCCAAAGCGCGTTCACCAGCGCCTTTCGCGTGGTCACGCGCGTGCCGTTGCTGCCGTTCGATCCGTACGTGAATGTCCGCAAGCTCCCCAGACTCCGCGCGCCCGTGCTCATCATGCATGGCGATCGCGACGAGGTGATCCCGTTCCACCACGGCCAGGCGCTCTTCGCTGCGGCGCACGAGCCCAAGCGGGCGCTCTGGATCTCCGGCGCCCAGCACAACGACCTCGTGGCGGTGGCGGGTGCGCGTTACTGGACCGCGCTGCGCGACTTCAGCGAGCTTTGCGCCGCAACCCAGGCTGGAGCGACTGACGGGCGTCCACGGTGA
- a CDS encoding cytidine deaminase, giving the protein MKPLSAVVIRRLETAARKAAKASYSPYSRFPVGAAILTDSGKVFTGCNVENASYGLCNCAERTAIFTAAAAGERGLRAVVVYTPTKTTTAPCGACRQVINEFGPDAIVISICDGKERTEQSLSALLPDAFGPKNLGR; this is encoded by the coding sequence ATGAAGCCCCTCTCCGCCGTCGTGATCCGGCGCCTCGAAACCGCAGCCCGCAAGGCCGCCAAAGCGTCCTACTCGCCCTACTCCCGCTTCCCCGTGGGCGCGGCGATTCTCACGGACTCCGGGAAGGTGTTCACCGGCTGCAACGTCGAGAACGCCTCGTACGGCCTCTGCAACTGCGCCGAGCGCACCGCCATCTTCACGGCCGCCGCCGCGGGGGAGCGCGGGCTCCGCGCCGTCGTCGTGTACACGCCCACGAAGACCACGACCGCCCCGTGTGGCGCGTGCCGGCAGGTGATCAATGAGTTCGGCCCCGACGCCATCGTCATCAGCATCTGCGACGGCAAGGAGCGCACCGAGCAATCGCTTTCCGCACTGCTGCCCGACGCCTTCGGCCCGAAGAACCTCGGGCGCTGA
- the dgt gene encoding dGTP triphosphohydrolase has translation MTNRFYQPFDSETYGGSRKTDYRNAFQIDRDRIIHAHAFRKLQAKTQVFLSGEYDFYRTRLTHSMEVAQIGRSICHYLRTLGGPMRDDFFIDSDLVEASCLAHDLGHPPFGHSGERTLQELMLPWGGFEGNAQTLHLLTETMYQNESGVRGMLPTRALLDGVLKYKKLYREFPNHPTNHFLYDPQESVRGFVFGGATIPRELHEGERLNQFKSIECQVMDWADDAAYSVNDIVDGVKAGYLTIERIETWAAGEAIDAPRQLLLDEVIDAIRRDRLENVFSQKIGGFIKACRLRERDNFMAGVTNRYRYELVIAPGAERTALFFKKMANDIIFESPQLQQMEHKARRVMFDLWQSCWRNYVDKGPRVINILPPRVGRLVQAAQTPAEKARQICDWLAGLTDGMIVRTYRRLFDPEFGSIRDLS, from the coding sequence GTGACGAACCGATTCTACCAACCGTTTGACAGTGAAACGTATGGCGGCAGCCGAAAGACCGACTACCGGAATGCGTTCCAGATCGACCGGGATCGGATCATCCACGCGCACGCGTTTCGGAAGCTGCAGGCGAAGACGCAGGTGTTCCTGTCGGGGGAGTACGATTTCTATCGGACGCGGCTGACGCATTCGATGGAGGTGGCGCAGATTGGCCGCTCGATCTGCCACTACCTGCGGACGCTCGGCGGGCCGATGCGCGACGACTTCTTCATCGACAGCGACCTGGTGGAGGCGTCGTGCCTCGCCCACGATCTGGGGCATCCGCCCTTTGGCCATTCCGGCGAGCGCACGCTGCAGGAGCTGATGCTCCCATGGGGCGGCTTCGAGGGGAATGCGCAGACGCTGCATCTGCTCACCGAGACGATGTACCAGAACGAGTCGGGGGTGCGCGGCATGCTGCCAACGCGGGCGCTGCTCGATGGCGTGCTCAAGTACAAGAAGCTGTATCGCGAATTTCCGAACCACCCGACAAACCACTTCCTCTACGATCCTCAGGAGAGTGTGCGTGGGTTTGTATTTGGCGGTGCGACCATCCCCCGCGAGTTGCACGAGGGCGAGCGGTTGAACCAGTTCAAGAGCATCGAATGCCAGGTCATGGACTGGGCGGACGACGCCGCCTACTCGGTCAACGACATTGTTGATGGCGTGAAGGCCGGCTATCTCACGATCGAGCGGATCGAGACCTGGGCGGCGGGCGAGGCGATCGATGCGCCGCGGCAGCTGTTGCTCGACGAGGTGATCGATGCGATCCGCCGGGACCGGCTCGAGAACGTGTTCTCCCAGAAGATCGGCGGGTTCATCAAGGCGTGTCGCCTGCGCGAGCGGGACAATTTCATGGCGGGCGTGACGAACCGCTACCGCTACGAACTCGTGATCGCGCCCGGTGCGGAGCGGACCGCGCTCTTTTTCAAGAAGATGGCCAACGACATCATCTTCGAGAGCCCGCAGCTCCAGCAGATGGAGCACAAGGCCCGGCGCGTGATGTTCGACTTATGGCAGTCCTGCTGGCGCAACTACGTCGATAAGGGCCCGCGCGTGATCAATATCCTGCCGCCCCGGGTCGGCCGGCTGGTGCAGGCGGCGCAGACACCCGCGGAGAAGGCCCGGCAGATCTGCGACTGGCTGGCGGGCCTGACTGACGGCATGATCGTGCGGACGTATCGCCGGCTGTTTGATCCGGAGTTCGGCAGCATTCGCGACCTCAGTTGA